From one Idiomarina sp. X4 genomic stretch:
- the hslV gene encoding ATP-dependent protease subunit HslV produces MTTIVSVRRGDKVVIGGDGQVSLGNTVMKGNARKVRRLYNEQVLAGFAGGTADAFTLFERFEAKLEQHQGNLMRAAVELAKDWRTDRALRRLEALLAVADKESSLIITGNGDVVQPENDLIAIGSGGPFAQSAARALLENTELNARDIVEKSLTIAGDICVYTNGNQTIEEQESIVEDKTAKGKS; encoded by the coding sequence TTGACTACTATCGTATCGGTACGCCGCGGTGACAAAGTTGTCATTGGCGGTGACGGCCAGGTATCACTTGGCAACACTGTAATGAAAGGCAATGCACGCAAAGTTCGTCGTCTCTATAACGAGCAGGTTTTGGCTGGTTTTGCCGGCGGTACTGCGGACGCTTTTACCTTATTTGAGCGCTTTGAAGCGAAGCTGGAGCAGCATCAGGGCAACTTGATGCGAGCGGCTGTTGAGCTGGCGAAAGACTGGCGCACCGACAGAGCGTTGAGGCGCCTGGAAGCCTTGCTGGCGGTTGCGGACAAAGAGTCTTCCTTAATTATTACCGGGAACGGCGACGTTGTGCAGCCTGAAAATGACCTTATTGCGATTGGCTCGGGTGGTCCTTTTGCGCAATCCGCTGCCCGCGCATTATTAGAGAATACAGAGTTAAACGCTCGCGACATCGTGGAGAAGTCACTGACCATTGCGGGTGACATCTGTGTTTATACCAACGGCAATCAGACCATCGAAGAGCAAGAGTCGATTGTCGAAGACAAGACAGCTAAGGGGAAAAGTTAA